The Dehalobacter sp. DCM sequence AGGGGTCTTGGAGTCTCCTGGTGAATAAGAACAATATTATCAGGAACATCCTCAATTTGTGGGATTCCACAGCCTACAAGGGTAGTATGCTTTTTTAAATCTTCAAAGTCTTCGCTGAGAGCAAGACCTATTCCCTGCACGAGACCGCCATAAAGCTGACCTTCAAGAACCAGCTTATTTACGATCGTGCCGCAGTCGGAGACCAGCGTAAGTTTTTCCACTTGGGTTTTACCTGTTGTCGTATCAACTGCAACTTCTGCTAAAAGGATACCATACATGTAGACTGGGAATGGATTTCCCTGCCCAGTTTTTACATCACAGGCAGTACATGGGGCAGTCCATTTTCCTTCATATTTTACCGGCCGTTTTTCTGCAATCATTTCATCGTATTTTCTGAAAGTACCATCTGGTTTTTTCAATGCGTCCAAGAGATTTCGACAGGCAACTGTTGTCGCATTACCTGTCATAACATTGGAGCGGCTTCCGCCTGCAGGCCCGCTGTTTGGTGTGAATTTCATATTATTCATAACAAGCTTTATCTGTTCAGGCTTTATTCCCATTGGTCTTAATGTTTCATAGGCAATGCTCAGTGTTCCCATGTCTGCACCCTGACCATGATCTTCCCAAGAATTTCCTACAATAACTCCATCTGCTGTTATCTCTGCCCATGCTTCTGAGGAATCTGCACCATCAAGTCCGCAGCCATATTCAAGCAGTGAAACACCTACGCCATATCTGACTTCTCCGCCTTTGGCATTCTTGGCTGCAGCATTTTTCTTAGCCTCCTGGTAAAGAGGTCTTAATTTGTCAATTGCTTGGGGGAAAGCAATCACATCAGGTTTACAACCTGTTGGCGTCGTATCGCCTTCTCGATAGACATTTTTATACCTTAACTCTAATGGATCCATGCCAATTTTTTCAGCCAGTTCATCCATCAATACTTCCGAAGCAAACAAACTTTGCGGTGAACCATAGCCTCTGAAAGCTGAACCCCAAGCATGGTTAGTAGCAACTGTCCTGCCTTCACCTCTGATATTGGGAATATTGTAACCGGCACCGATGAACTGATGACCTCTCATTGTAAGAAGGTCGCCAAATTCCATATACGGACCATGGTCTACCGTCCAGTCTGATTCCATTGCGACAAGTTTCCCATCCTTATCAGCCCCCATCTTGATATTCATAAAGAATGGTGATCTTTTTCCGGTATACGTTATCTGCTGGAACATATTGAATTCGAGGAATACCGGCCTCTTTGTAACAAGTGCGGCAACACCAAGCAGGCCTTCCATGGTCGGACTAAATTTATAGCCAAAAGTACCTCCAGTATTATTCTGGACAATGAATAATTTTTCTGCAGGAATTCCAATACCTTCGGCAACCATCAACGCATGGGCATGGATAGCTATACTCTTGGAGTGAACCATGAGATTACCTTTTTCATCCAGGTAGGCAAACCCTACATCCGGCTCTAGTGGTAGGTGCGGCTGTCTTCCTACATAAAATTCATCCTCAACCACGTAGGGCAGATTTTTCATTAAAGGTGCAGTTTCTTTACCTTTAACCGTCTGGGTTTCGAAATATACATTGGGAGTACCGGGATGTATTTCAATTGCATCTTCAGCCATAGCTGCAGGTGCGCTCATATAGGCCGGCAGTTCTTCCAATTCAACCTTGACTTTTGCGGCAGCCTGTTCTGCCTGGTAAGGCGTATCTGCCAGAACCATCGCAATAGCATCCCCAAACTGGAATACCTTCTTATCATTAAGAATGGGTCTTTCTTTACCGTCGCCTTTGTTCTCCGGAAACGCCAAACCATTGATCCTGTTTGTTCCAGGAACGTCCTTATAGGTCAAAACCTTGAATACGCCCGGCATCTTCTCAGCCTCTGAAGTATCTATGGAAAGAATATTGGCATGGGATACTGTCGCTTGGGCAAGCTTGATATGCAGCGTATTTTTTGGAAGCTGCTTTATTCCTAAATCTGCACCAAAATCCCAGGTTCCTGTAACTTTTGCAACAGCTGACGGGCGGACTGCTTTTGTCCCGAGTATACTTTCGCCATCCTTTAGTTTAAACCATAAATCTTCTTTTTTTATTTCACCTCTTATTAGCCTGGCAGCATCCATAACTGCATCCACTAATGGTTTGTATCCTGTACATCTACAGAGATTTCTGTTTTTCTGAAACCAATCTCTTACATCTTCTCTGGTAGGACTTGAGTTTTTTTCCAACAAAGCTTTAGCCGAAACAATAAATCCCGGAGTACAATAACCGCATTGTGCAGATCCGTGAACCATCCAGGCAAGCTGAAGCGGATGCAGGTTATCTTTTGTGCCTACCCCTTCGATCGTAATAATCTGGGCATTATCCGGTATTCTCTCCATTTTGTAGAGACAAGATCTCACGGGCATACCGTCCCAAATAACCGTACAGGCACCGCATTCGCCTTTTCCGCCACAACCGATCTTAGTTCCTGTGAGCATAAGTTCTTTTCTTAATACATTGGCAAGCGTTTCTTCCGGATCCGTCCTAATATGTTTTTTGACTCCATTAATAAACAAGGTTTTGGTAATCATGTGATCATCTCCTTTTATATTTTCATGATTCAGCCTTTTTAAATAGTTTGCGTCTCTTCAAACAGTTCTTTAAATTTTGAAGCAATGATTCTTTTCTTGTTGATGTTGGCCACGGTACTATCAACGTACTCTAAGGCCCTTGTAGGACAATATTTCGCGCATGCAGGATTATAGCCGCAAAGATCGCATTTTAATATTTTCTTTTGACTTGAGCTATAATGAATATTACCCAGAGAGCAAGCGCTGACACACATTTTGCATCCGATACATTTTTTCGGATCGACTACAACCGCGTCGTTTTGATCTCTCGAAATAGCCCCGTTGGGACACACTTTCATGCATGCAGCATCTTCACACTGCACACACATTATAGGTACTGAAACTGCCACTTCTTCAAACGTAATTACATTAACTGCAGAATTTGGGCAAACCGCCTCACACGTTTTGCAGTTATTGCATTTTTGAGGAGAAATCATTAAAATTTTGCTCATGATAACCCTGGTCACCGCACTGCGATACCAGTTGCACCTCCTTAGATTTAATTTGTTAATTTTGATAGCATTCATAACTGCTTCCAATAACTATAATAAGCATAATTCATGCCAACAAAAAAACCGCCAAAGTATAGCGGTTTTGAAACGAATGATCATTATTTTTAAAAAGATTGTTCCTTTATGGATCAGCAATTTTTGTTACAATTTGGAGCACTGCTCTATTTCGGAACGTATTCTCCGCTTATCCATGATAGTCTTCGATCAAAACTCTCATAATGCCGCCGCAAACCATGCCTTCATCCTCAGCGATTTGACCTGTCATATCAATATCTTGAACCTTTAACCCGCCACTTCCTATCATCTGCCGGGCAGTATTAATTACTTCTCCTTCAGAGCATCCGCCACCGATACTTCCCAGAATCTTTCCATATGGCCAGACAAGCATTTTAGCTCCTGCTTTTCTCGGCACCGAACCTATTGTCGATATAACAGTAATAAGTGCCTTGGGGTCCCCATTATCTTTACTAAGTTCTTCCAGAACAGGCCTGTCAAGTTCAGGCCAATTCACCTTAACGGAAGCAGTATTATCTGATGATGTGCTTACAAGCCTTCGATAGCTGATGACCTGAGCTATGATGGATATGGCAATTTCTTCGGGTGTAATTGCTCCTATTTCCAGGCCGATGGGAGCATTAACCGCATTGATCAGTTCAACAGGGTAACCCTCGCTAAAAAGCTGTTCTTTAACACCTTTAACCCGTCGTTTTGAGCCAATCATTCCTGTATACGCCGTTTTATATTTCAGCACCTGTTGCAGACAATCCAAATCATGCCGATGTCCCCTGGTCACAATAACGACGAAAGAAGATTCATTCAGCTTAAGTTGCATGAAGCAATTACTGAAGCTCTCACAAATTACCTTTTCAGCATCCGGGAATCTGTCCTTGTTGGCGAACATTGGCCTGTCATCAACAACAGTAACCAAAAAACCTACTTTTGATCCAAATTCAGCCAAAGGCTTGGCAATATGCCCGCCACCTAAAACGATGAGACGCGCTTCTGGGAAATAGGGCTCAATCAAAATACCAGCACCGACCGAAGCCTCATAAAATTGAATGTTTCCTGTCTCCAAAGCAAATTGTGCCTTATTCACAATTGTTTCATCCAGATGATGGTTCATTTGGGAAGTACACAACTGCTCTTCTGTCAGAATAATTTTTCTAGGTAAAGAACCTCTCCCACCATCGCCATTGTTCATTAATGTAACCACTGCAGCTTTTTTCCCTTTATCCAATATCATTTTCAAACTCTTGTAAATATCGGAACTCATCCCTTATACACTCCTTTTCACTGAATTAATTCATCGTACTCCCCTGTATTCTCTGATTTTTCTTTTAACCATACTGTTAGTAATCTTATCCGGCTTGGAGTCGGGGTTTACAATCACAGTAAAGCTAATATTATTCCTAAGCTTCTTATCTAATAACGTTTGAATACTCTGCTCAACATCATTTTTGATTGATATATTTTCTGATATAATTTCAATTTTGAGAAGGTTTTCATCGGTAATACAGGCTTTATAATCCCAAACGTCCTTAAATTTTAAAATTGTTTCATCCAATTCCCCTAAAAATAAAAACTTATTCTCACCGATCATGACCTTATTCTCTATTCTCCCCATTACTTTTTTCATGGTTTTTAAAAAGGTACCGCAGGCACAGGGGTTGGAAGAGAATGATGCTATATCCCCTGTCCGGTATCTTATTAAAGGCATTGCCTCCCGCGTCATGGTTGTAAATACCACTTCACCGGATTGTCCGTCTGGAACTGCTTCGCCGGTAGCAGGGTTTACAATTTCAAAATATAAATCCGCCTCCCGCATATGATACCCAGCCAGGGCTTCACACTCTACGCCTCCGCCGTAACCCATCTCCGACATTCCATAATGGGTGAAGACTTTACATCCATATTGATATGTTAATTCGTGAATTAACACATCAGGCACATAATCTGTGCTCAAAAGGACTTTCTTGATCCTGCTTTTAAATACATCGCTTTTCAACTTGCTTAAATATGACACCTGCATAGGAATCCCCACAAGACAGGTGATATCATTTTCTATGATATCTTTCGCCGTTTGTTCCGGATCTACGATAACGCCGTGGATAAAACACTGAATTTTTGACATCTCCAGTGCTTTTTTCAACAAATCCCCTATACTGCCGTAAGATATGCCGGGAAGAAGCACCATAACCCTGTCGCTTTGATCCGTTAAACAACGCATGCCGACTTGAAAAAAATCAATGGTAAGGTTTAAATCCTGTTCCGAAAAAAATACTCTTTTCTCTGCTCCGCTTGTTCCTGAACTTCTTATGGTGACTATTCTTTTTATTTCTCGCTGTGGTACGCACAAGAAGTCTAAGGGGTTTTGCCTTATATCATCCGGAAACGTAAAGGGAATATTTTTCAAATCATTAAGCGTATTAATTTCATCTTCATTAATACCGTTTAATCTTCGGCCATAAAACCGGCTATTTTTCTTAACATAATCCAAGATCTCTCTTATCTTGTTCAGCTGGTACTCTGCCAGCATTTTCGGTTTCCTTTCCATAATGCCTGATTTCCCCATAATCCATTCTTCAAGCGGCGTCACCCTCATGATTTACTCCTTATTAAAAAATACGTTAAGCGGTTTATTCCCTGCTTCCGAATGTAAAATCATGATCCCTCAGTATTTCTTGAATTTTTACATAACTTTTTATCAGTACATTTCCACATTTTAATCTATATTCTTGATTGGTACTCCATTCAATAAAACTGACTACGCCGATAAGATCTCTGCATTCCGTACCTGCAAACTCTAACTCAAACCATTCCGTATAGTCATCAACCATGCTGGAGTATGCTGGTTTGGGATACTCCAGATCATTCCCTTTTCCTGCGTAAAGACCCAGGAGCGCGATTCCTGCCGTCAGCACGCCGCATGTTTTCGGGTTACTGCCAATACCTATGCAGAAACCATTTAAAGCTCTTAATAAATCTTCATTCTCTTTTTCTTCTTCATCCAGTGCCATTTTCATCATAATTTGAGTACAGCGATAGCCTGCATTGAAAAGCTTAAACATTGTAAAAGCCATATTATCCATGACAGCCATATCCTCCATGGTCTGTTCCTCCTCTTTTCAAGTAACCATTTTTTAGCGCTATTAGAAAATTTGGCGTAAATTAGCCGCTGCCTCAAGCTTTTGATGTAGCCTATTTATCCTCCAGAGCTTTTTCGACCTCCAACATCTTGCCCAGAGCCAGATCTTCTCCGATAAACACATTATTACACTGGGGGCACTTCATCAGTTCAATATCAAAATTTCCTCCCAGGTAGGTTGCCTTTACCTTGCGAAGTACCAATTTTTCCTTGCATTTATCACATATCCACGGCATGTTTTGTTCATTTTCCTCTTTCATGCTCTACTCCTATTCATATCACCCTTTGCCAAATCCACAGTTCGGGTATCTGCAATCCTTACAGCCTGAACATAATCCCCCGTGAGCAAACTTGATAATATCTCTGCGTTGAATTTTTTCTCCTGCCGCCAATCTCGGAAGAACTAAGTCGAAAATGGTTCTTTTGTTATACATCACACATCCCGGCAACCCTAATACCGGAATATCATTAATATATGAAAGCAGAAACATAGCTCCCGGCATGGTGGGAGCACCATATGACACGATGTGAGCTCCGGCCATCTTCACTCCGGTTGGGGTGACGTCATCAGGATCAACCGACATTCCTCCTGTAACCAGAATAATATCTGCTCCCGCTTTGATTAATGTCTTGATAGATACCGCTATCATATGGGGATCATCTTTGGAAAACAACTGCGCTATTACTTCAGATCCCAATTCTCTAAACTTTTCAATAACAACAGGGCCGGATTTGTCAGGAATTCTTTTGTGATATATTTCATTTCCGGTTGTCACAATACCGGCCTTTAATTTCAGTAAAGGCATTACCTGAATAACCGGATAGTTCTCTGAACAAATCTTTTCAATGGATCTTATCTTTTGGTCTTCTATCTTTAAAGGAATTATTTTTGTACCGGCCACAACCGTATTGCCATCAACTAACGTGTCGGAATGCAGTGTAGAAAGAACAATTTCTTCTATAGAATTAATCTCGAATAATGCTTCAGTATTTACTTTAAGCAGTCCCGAATGCTTTGCCAAAAGGTTTACTTTTCCTTCGGATGGTTCAGAAAATGATATACCCTGGCCCGCCGCGGCTCTTGCCATTCTGCTGGCCGCTTCATCTTCATGAATATCACCATCTTTATACGCGATAGCAAATATGTGTTCTTTCCCCATGTTTAACAATCGGGGAATATCTTCCTTTCTTATAATATGACCTTTTTTAAATGCAGCCCCTTTATACTTACCCGGGATGATTTCCGTCATATCGTGCGCCAGTACCATACCAACGGACTCTTCTACAGGTATCTTCTCCATGTTCTCACGCCGGCGAAAACCGCCGCATTGACACAATGAGGCTGTACTATATTGCTCCATTAACATAACATAACCCCTCCATTACTATAGATTAGAATACTGCTCAATTTCTAAACAAATCATCCGCATGTTTTCCATTTTTCTATAAAGGGTATTTCTACCAATACCCAGTGCTTTTGCAGCCAACGTGATGTTTCCCTTGTATACCTCTAAAACCTTCACTATATGCTGTATTTCCACAACTTCCAGTTTCAGGTTTTCCTCCATTACTTTCAAGGTGTCATTCTTTAGTAATTTATTTTGTTTTACCTCAGCTTCAGCTTTTGCATCGACAAAGCTGATTACCTTTTTTGCATCAACAAAGCTGTTTACTTTTATAAAGCTGTCAGGAATAGTTTCAGTATTTACGATTTGCTCTATTATGTTTTCCAGTTCTCTTACATTTCCCGGCCATTCATATTCCAAAAAGGATTGCATTGTTTCCACTGCAATATTGACACTTTTCTTGTTAAGTTTCATAGATATTCTATTCATAAAATATTGACTTAAAAGGGGGATGTCAGCTTTTCTCTCCCTTAAGGGCAGCAGCCTGATGGGAATGACATTCAGTCTATAGTACAAATCTTTGCGGAAATTTCCTTTTTTAACCTCTTCATACAGGTCTTTGTTGGTAGCTGCAATCACTCTTACATCCACAACAATCTCCTTAACGCTTCCAACCCTGCTCACTGTACCTTCCTCAAGGACTCTTAAAAGCCTGGTCTGCATATCCAGCGGCATTTCCCCGATTTCATCCAAAAAAATCGTACCGCCATCTGCAATTTCAAATTTTCCAGGTTGACCGGAGCTTTTCGCACCAGTAAAAGCTCCTCCCTCATATCCAAACAGTTCAGACTCTATCAGGTTCCTTGGTATTGCACCGCAGTTTAATGCGACAAATGGTTCATCTTTTCTGTTGCTATAATTGTGTATTGCCTGTGAAAAGAGTTCTTTCCCCGTACCACTTTCACCCATAATCAATACATTAGATCTGCTATCTGCAATCTTTTTGGCATAATCAATGGTGCGAACAAAATTCTTATCCTGGCCAATGATTTTGTCAAAAGTGTAAATAGCATGGTACCCCATGATTTTTTTAGCCAGCCGTCTCACCTTTTTGACTTCCTTGAAAACAAAAACGATATTCATCAAATTATGTTTGCCATTAAGATGCGGATAAGCACTTAAGTTAAATTGAAGCTTGTTTCTCCTGGAATTCACAAACACATCCTCATCTGTAAAGCTTTGTTTGTTAAGGACTGAAGTTTTTACATTCTCCCAATTCTCGAGCAAATCCCACATTTTAATCAATTTTATTTCATCCTGGTGATAGCCAAACATATCCGCAGCATAACGATTAACAGTTTTTATATTGCCTTCCAAGTCAGAGGTTAATACCCCTGTTTCAATAGAATCAATAATGGTCTCTGTAAACTTCTTAGCCATGGCCAATTCTTCAGTGTAGCTCTTTATATGCAGCATTTTTTCTATCGCATTAGCAGCTGCCACTACCATACCCAGGGTATGCGAGTTGACACATTCACTGTAACCTGTTAAATCAATGCACCCCGTTATTTCACCCTTGACATTTCGTATAGGAGAAGCTGAGCAGGTCCATCGTTGATATTCTCTGATATAATGCTCTTCACCGGATACCTGGACCGGCTTGCCCTCGGCCAGAGCGGTACCCATGGAATTTGTCCCGATGCTGCGTTCATCCATATATGCTCCCGGCACCATTTTCAATGAAAAGGCCTCGGATAGAATACCTTCGTCTCCTATTGCACTCAGGATACAACCTTCCTCATCGGTTAGTATGCAGAAGAAATTCGATCCTTTCACAAAATTATATAATTCGTTCATATAGTGCTCAGCGGTAACCAATAGTTCTCTCTTTTCATCAAACTTCTTTAAGAGCTCATTTCCACTAATGATTTTGCTGCTATATATCTGGTCCAGTTCAACTTTATATTTCTTGCATCTTTCATGGGAAATTACGATATAGTCCCTTTTTACAGCCATTACTATAGAACCCATCAAACTCCCTCCATTCTTCTCAACATCTTCAGAAGATTGATACGGTAACTGTTACTTTCCAAATAACGCCGTAAAATACTGTACTAAAGCTGCCAAGGATTCATCTACTTCCGGGGTCATTTCATGCCCCATCTCTGTTGTCCCCGGCTGAACACCAATCAGGAAAACAGAACACCCTATATGTTGGTGAACATACTTCATAAAGAGCGCTAAAGAAAGCCTATGCGTCGACCAACTTACTTTCTCCAATTCCGTAACTTCGATAATTGCTAATGTCCCCGGAATTTCCTCCATCTGTACAGCATCTACTACAATGACCGTATCAGGTCGGCTGTCGATAATTCGGCCCAGGTAACTCTCCGGTACTTCCCCCGCATCCAACAAGTCAACCTTTACTCTGCCATTTAATTTCTCAACCATAAGAGGACCCAGTCCGTCGTCACCCCTCAGCGTATTACCAACGCCGATAATTAAAGTATGGCCTTTAATTCTTTCTTCAAGGCTCTTTTTCAGGCTCTTTTCCATGTTCTCCCCCCTGGTTTATTACGGGACATCTTTGTTTTCTCATGTATTGAAACACTATTCAATCGATTTTTCCTGATAAAGATACGGTTCTACCTCTTTATCCACCAGCCCCATCGCTACAGCGATCCCCCAAAGGATTGCCTCCGGACGCGGAGGACATCCGGGAATGAAGAAGTCCACAGGGAGCACGTGATCCAGTCCCCCCATGGTATGATAGGTGTCAAACCAGACTCCGCCCCCTATGGCGCAGGACCCGCAAGCAATGACCAATTTCGGATTGGGCACGGCCGCATACAGTTCCTTTAACCGCGGCAACGCCTGGCGGGTAACCGGTCCGGAAACCAGCAAGACATCGGCATGCCGAGGTGACCCAATCAGCTTGAGTCCGAAACGCTCGGCATCGTAATACGGTGTAAACGCATTCACTTCCTCAATGTCACAACCGTTGCATGAACCAGCATTGGCATGGTAAACCCAAAGAGAACGTTTAAAGCACTTTTTAAGAAGAGCGGCTACTTTTTCCTGATTAAACATTGCATCAACCCCCTA is a genomic window containing:
- a CDS encoding DVU_1553 family AMP-dependent CoA ligase, with the translated sequence MRVTPLEEWIMGKSGIMERKPKMLAEYQLNKIREILDYVKKNSRFYGRRLNGINEDEINTLNDLKNIPFTFPDDIRQNPLDFLCVPQREIKRIVTIRSSGTSGAEKRVFFSEQDLNLTIDFFQVGMRCLTDQSDRVMVLLPGISYGSIGDLLKKALEMSKIQCFIHGVIVDPEQTAKDIIENDITCLVGIPMQVSYLSKLKSDVFKSRIKKVLLSTDYVPDVLIHELTYQYGCKVFTHYGMSEMGYGGGVECEALAGYHMREADLYFEIVNPATGEAVPDGQSGEVVFTTMTREAMPLIRYRTGDIASFSSNPCACGTFLKTMKKVMGRIENKVMIGENKFLFLGELDETILKFKDVWDYKACITDENLLKIEIISENISIKNDVEQSIQTLLDKKLRNNISFTVIVNPDSKPDKITNSMVKRKIREYRGVR
- a CDS encoding molybdopterin-binding protein; its protein translation is MEKIPVEESVGMVLAHDMTEIIPGKYKGAAFKKGHIIRKEDIPRLLNMGKEHIFAIAYKDGDIHEDEAASRMARAAAGQGISFSEPSEGKVNLLAKHSGLLKVNTEALFEINSIEEIVLSTLHSDTLVDGNTVVAGTKIIPLKIEDQKIRSIEKICSENYPVIQVMPLLKLKAGIVTTGNEIYHKRIPDKSGPVVIEKFRELGSEVIAQLFSKDDPHMIAVSIKTLIKAGADIILVTGGMSVDPDDVTPTGVKMAGAHIVSYGAPTMPGAMFLLSYINDIPVLGLPGCVMYNKRTIFDLVLPRLAAGEKIQRRDIIKFAHGGLCSGCKDCRYPNCGFGKG
- a CDS encoding DVU_1557 family redox protein, whose product is MKEENEQNMPWICDKCKEKLVLRKVKATYLGGNFDIELMKCPQCNNVFIGEDLALGKMLEVEKALEDK
- a CDS encoding molybdopterin-dependent aldehyde oxidoreductase, whose protein sequence is MITKTLFINGVKKHIRTDPEETLANVLRKELMLTGTKIGCGGKGECGACTVIWDGMPVRSCLYKMERIPDNAQIITIEGVGTKDNLHPLQLAWMVHGSAQCGYCTPGFIVSAKALLEKNSSPTREDVRDWFQKNRNLCRCTGYKPLVDAVMDAARLIRGEIKKEDLWFKLKDGESILGTKAVRPSAVAKVTGTWDFGADLGIKQLPKNTLHIKLAQATVSHANILSIDTSEAEKMPGVFKVLTYKDVPGTNRINGLAFPENKGDGKERPILNDKKVFQFGDAIAMVLADTPYQAEQAAAKVKVELEELPAYMSAPAAMAEDAIEIHPGTPNVYFETQTVKGKETAPLMKNLPYVVEDEFYVGRQPHLPLEPDVGFAYLDEKGNLMVHSKSIAIHAHALMVAEGIGIPAEKLFIVQNNTGGTFGYKFSPTMEGLLGVAALVTKRPVFLEFNMFQQITYTGKRSPFFMNIKMGADKDGKLVAMESDWTVDHGPYMEFGDLLTMRGHQFIGAGYNIPNIRGEGRTVATNHAWGSAFRGYGSPQSLFASEVLMDELAEKIGMDPLELRYKNVYREGDTTPTGCKPDVIAFPQAIDKLRPLYQEAKKNAAAKNAKGGEVRYGVGVSLLEYGCGLDGADSSEAWAEITADGVIVGNSWEDHGQGADMGTLSIAYETLRPMGIKPEQIKLVMNNMKFTPNSGPAGGSRSNVMTGNATTVACRNLLDALKKPDGTFRKYDEMIAEKRPVKYEGKWTAPCTACDVKTGQGNPFPVYMYGILLAEVAVDTTTGKTQVEKLTLVSDCGTIVNKLVLEGQLYGGLVQGIGLALSEDFEDLKKHTTLVGCGIPQIEDVPDNIVLIHQETPRPLAYYGQAGAGEMPLSAPHAAIINAIYNATGVRITKLPAYPEKVLEGLKKL
- a CDS encoding NADH-quinone oxidoreductase subunit B family protein; translated protein: MFNQEKVAALLKKCFKRSLWVYHANAGSCNGCDIEEVNAFTPYYDAERFGLKLIGSPRHADVLLVSGPVTRQALPRLKELYAAVPNPKLVIACGSCAIGGGVWFDTYHTMGGLDHVLPVDFFIPGCPPRPEAILWGIAVAMGLVDKEVEPYLYQEKSIE
- a CDS encoding sigma-54-dependent Fis family transcriptional regulator, which encodes MGSIVMAVKRDYIVISHERCKKYKVELDQIYSSKIISGNELLKKFDEKRELLVTAEHYMNELYNFVKGSNFFCILTDEEGCILSAIGDEGILSEAFSLKMVPGAYMDERSIGTNSMGTALAEGKPVQVSGEEHYIREYQRWTCSASPIRNVKGEITGCIDLTGYSECVNSHTLGMVVAAANAIEKMLHIKSYTEELAMAKKFTETIIDSIETGVLTSDLEGNIKTVNRYAADMFGYHQDEIKLIKMWDLLENWENVKTSVLNKQSFTDEDVFVNSRRNKLQFNLSAYPHLNGKHNLMNIVFVFKEVKKVRRLAKKIMGYHAIYTFDKIIGQDKNFVRTIDYAKKIADSRSNVLIMGESGTGKELFSQAIHNYSNRKDEPFVALNCGAIPRNLIESELFGYEGGAFTGAKSSGQPGKFEIADGGTIFLDEIGEMPLDMQTRLLRVLEEGTVSRVGSVKEIVVDVRVIAATNKDLYEEVKKGNFRKDLYYRLNVIPIRLLPLRERKADIPLLSQYFMNRISMKLNKKSVNIAVETMQSFLEYEWPGNVRELENIIEQIVNTETIPDSFIKVNSFVDAKKVISFVDAKAEAEVKQNKLLKNDTLKVMEENLKLEVVEIQHIVKVLEVYKGNITLAAKALGIGRNTLYRKMENMRMICLEIEQYSNL
- a CDS encoding 4Fe-4S dicluster domain-containing protein yields the protein MEAVMNAIKINKLNLRRCNWYRSAVTRVIMSKILMISPQKCNNCKTCEAVCPNSAVNVITFEEVAVSVPIMCVQCEDAACMKVCPNGAISRDQNDAVVVDPKKCIGCKMCVSACSLGNIHYSSSQKKILKCDLCGYNPACAKYCPTRALEYVDSTVANINKKRIIASKFKELFEETQTI
- a CDS encoding DVU_1555 family C-GCAxxG-C-C protein yields the protein MEDMAVMDNMAFTMFKLFNAGYRCTQIMMKMALDEEEKENEDLLRALNGFCIGIGSNPKTCGVLTAGIALLGLYAGKGNDLEYPKPAYSSMVDDYTEWFELEFAGTECRDLIGVVSFIEWSTNQEYRLKCGNVLIKSYVKIQEILRDHDFTFGSRE
- a CDS encoding hydrogenase 3 maturation endopeptidase HyCI, translated to MEKSLKKSLEERIKGHTLIIGVGNTLRGDDGLGPLMVEKLNGRVKVDLLDAGEVPESYLGRIIDSRPDTVIVVDAVQMEEIPGTLAIIEVTELEKVSWSTHRLSLALFMKYVHQHIGCSVFLIGVQPGTTEMGHEMTPEVDESLAALVQYFTALFGK
- a CDS encoding XdhC/CoxI family protein — translated: MILDKGKKAAVVTLMNNGDGGRGSLPRKIILTEEQLCTSQMNHHLDETIVNKAQFALETGNIQFYEASVGAGILIEPYFPEARLIVLGGGHIAKPLAEFGSKVGFLVTVVDDRPMFANKDRFPDAEKVICESFSNCFMQLKLNESSFVVIVTRGHRHDLDCLQQVLKYKTAYTGMIGSKRRVKGVKEQLFSEGYPVELINAVNAPIGLEIGAITPEEIAISIIAQVISYRRLVSTSSDNTASVKVNWPELDRPVLEELSKDNGDPKALITVISTIGSVPRKAGAKMLVWPYGKILGSIGGGCSEGEVINTARQMIGSGGLKVQDIDMTGQIAEDEGMVCGGIMRVLIEDYHG